The nucleotide sequence CGCTTGCTTCTCGAACATAACATTTTCTTCAAGTAATTAGTTCTTGACGTGAAGtaaaatgcttcattaaaatacGGTATGGTcgaaatgtacattttttttttgtttgctctgCTTGAATAAAGTAGATTTCGTTCtgttttttaaggtttttctttAGTAGTTTGTTGCTTTACAGTATTAAAGTCTTGATCAGTTCATTGTCAATGCAAACTTATTGATTAGACTTCGCTTTATTCCAAAGAGCGCTAATTCATACCTTGTTAAAAGATTGATTACAGTGGAGATTGGTTCGGAAACTAATGAGACGTTTTCATAcaaaatgtcaatttttgtGTTACCACTAGACAGATAGTGCAGTGCAGTTTCGAGTCGTGATTAGCATATGAAAGCATCTTGTATGATGATATATACATACACGCTTTATCTGTAGACACGCTTTATCAGTAGACCTCTAGCTGACTGAAGATGATAGCGAAATTTTTCCTAAATGCGATATAACCTTGGAAACAGGTATCTCAgtcatttttaaataattttgggAACAGGTGATACGGTTATCCGAAATGCGCAAATGCAAACGACCATTTAGCATCGGGTCTTTAAAATATGGACACAAAACTACAGGAGAATCTTATTGCCGGTATGTTTCCAACTTCGAATTACAGTTTAGCTCTTGGAAAATCACAACCATTGAGAACTAATGCCGAATGTCCAGGATTGACAGCTTTAAATGCAGTTTTGGGAGTATCGTGTTTTTACGGCACTGCCGCGAACTTGATCATTCTAATTTTTACGATTTTAAAGCATCGCCATCAGGGTTTAACGCCAGATAGAATACTGATTACAAATTTTGCAGGCGTCGATCTCATGGCGTGTTTTATCAGTCTACCACTTCATGTAAGAGCTATAAACAGTCAATCGAGTATTGCAGATAACCCTATATGCTTGTCAAGGTTTTTCACGATGTTCACTTGTTTTGCTGTGAACATCATGACACTGGCTGTCATAAGTATAGACCGCTATGACGCCATCTGCCGCGCGCCTTTGCGTGAAATAACTTGCAAGAAGACCGCATATTTCCTTGTCTTCATTTGGTTGTTTGCAAGTTGTACCGCTGCAGCCGGGGGAACAGGACATATCCTTACTGCCGTGCGGGGCGAACACGCCTGCTACAGCCCCGGACGAGACGTCTCCTCTCATGCAATCATTGGCAAGACGGTGATGATTGCCGTCGTTTCTCTGTGGATCTTGCCTTCTCTTGCAATTGTGTTTTACAGATTCTACGCCATTCGAAAATACGTTCAGGATCACTCAACCCATTTACGAGACACTCTGGGTGTTTCAGTGGTAAAAAGAGAAGTCAAACTCACCAAGATTTGCATCGTAATGATCACAACATATCTTAGTTTATGGGTAATGTTTGCACTCATGGTGTTATTAAGAAACAGGTTCTCCTCTTTGGAAGTTCATTGTGCGTATCTATGGTCGTATTCCTTGGCTTACTCCAGTTTCACCGTCGTACCAGTCGAGTACATGATTCTTGACAAAAGAATTCTGGCTTATATTTGGCGAGAATGCGTGCGGAGAAGAACAGCAAAGGTTTCAGTGGAACTGGCCGCGACTAACCATGAAGGAGGCGAAACAATCACTTGATTGACGAAAAAAGTAAATCGTATTTGGAATTGATTGAAAAGCTTTTACTActctaagaaaatgaaattttcgcGCTTTCATTTCTTACACAGCGGACTTTAATTTTACGAGGCCACAAGAGGCCTACAGTTTCCCCACGTGTCCCTCACAGTTTTCGTCCTAAATTTTGATGACCACAATTTCTGGTTATTTGGGTGCTAGGAGACTtgattgtttctctttttcatttctaaagTACTCAATATTTCATCGCGTCTTAAGTACTAATTCAAAAACTTGTGCATCGTGTTCCATCAGGGTATCCAAACACGATATTAATTTTCGAGTGTTTAGAAACCCTAATGAAACACGACGCAcgagttttttaaagaaattaattaattaggAAATGAGCTCACCAAAGTTTTATGCTTTATTAAACTCAAGGGTTTGATACTGCATAAAACACATAATAACGCCTCATTCGACACACGTCGCACGTCTAATGATAAATTCATTTCCCATTTAATCAGTGCCAGAATATTAGTGTACTTAACTTCCGCCTGATTAAATATCCGTGACACACTTCATCTTTTCACTTTATCTTACTATTTTCTACGCaataaattataacaaaaaaagtACGTAAGCTATTTCACACCAGTATTGGTGGCTGTACGTCGATCTTTGGACATACGCCAACAAGTGTAAACAGCTGCTGAGTGCTGTCTTATCGCGGTTTCCTCAGGAAATAACCGAGACCTTACTTAACCCAGAATATTAGGTACACTAGGACGGAAACTAATGGAGAAATATTCGCTTCAATTTTATCAACGAACATAACCTGTTTCAGGCGTTCACTTGGTAAAACAGAGCAGATAAGCAGACGGCGTAATTGAAGCGGAGGAGAAAAAAGCGAGGGGAACTTGGGCACTTCATTTGCATAGAGTTGTTTATTTTAGGTAAGAAGCATGATCTACACTTCTGATAACGTTGAATGAATGTATAATGAAGAGATCCTTGTGTCTTGTGTGGGATATGGCTCTTAACCAGCAAGTGCACTAATGCTAAttttaataactgaaaataaagacattaattaaaacaagaagactttttaacaataattatacACAATCATACATAATTCTTGTAGTGTCAacagaacaaattaaaaaaactgaagacGTACTCAGCTGCACATATACTTATCTTTAATGACGTTTctcaacgttttttttttcctttcattttggTCGACATTTTAGTCATAAGATATCTTCACTTTCCTTGATAAGGCGCTTACAGTCGTTTCGCAAGACAAGCACGGGCCCAAAGACACGCTCACTATGAACTTCAAAGGATCCATGTAACTCGTAGTGTTAACGATATATTTCCATTAATAAGAAATGTTTGTTTCAATCTGAGACACCGCATGTCACGTGAACTCTACATCTTCCTCGTCAAAGTCTTCATCATCCaactttttaaagtttatttctttattttcccaGATCTCTCTGGGGCCAGGCTCTGCAGAGGGGCGCTTGGGGCGAATTTCGATACCTTCCAGACGTCGCTGTTTTTTAGCTGCTTGCTACAATGGAACAAGCCAGTAATGTCAATAGAACATACTTTTACAATAAATCGATTCGCCAAAGGGCACTGACCGTCGTAAACGTATCACCAAGATGAGGCAattgttgaaaaagaaaggaCATCGATTCCACGTCATGGCTTACCTGCAGTACAGGCGTCTTAATAGCGCGAGTTAACGTTACAAGCGCGCAATCGTTTACCCGACCGACCATGTTTGATGAAAAGTCAGAGTGGACAGTGGGGGAGGAAGCCCTTCCATCTCCTTCCTTTCGACCGTcgctcccccacccccccccccttagtacaaatttatatttatttctctCACCAACCTTCCGCTGCTGTAGAGATCAACTATGGCAGCTACAATTTTCGGCAcacggatcaatgtcagtatctaaacaactgcacacctacccttccctaacccaacagTCAACTGAGAACAAGTTcgggttaatgttgggttaggggagggggtaggtgtgcagttgatCATGTTGATCCGAAAGTACTGACCACTCGCCCGTCAAAATCACGCCTACTCTCTCGACTATGTCCTGGACAAACATGCTAAGATTTTTACTTACTGATGCTACATAATCACAATTTCTTTCGACAGGAAACCGGAAATAGTTTTAGTTTCTTCAGGTCGATCGTATTTAAATCGTTTCAAATGACTTTTGGCCATTCGGTTTGGGGCTGCGCGTTTTACCAGCTGGCAAACAACGCCATCCTCTCTCAGCggtgttttattttaatatacATTATGACCAACAAACAAGGAAAGACCATCGTCTTACCTCAATTATCTTTGCCATTCTAACATCCCGGTTATGAGTAAGTAGACTGGTGGCTACCGACACCCCTGTTGATGTCGTCTCTGTCGTTACACGGCCAGTTCTACCCACGCGGTGAATATAGTCCACTAACGACGTGGGGAAGTCAAAGTTGATCACATGGCCTACCTGAGGGGAGAGTGGGGAGAACAAAGTCTGGTTAAATGTTcagaaaacttgaaataaagtAAAGCAATGGACCGCTTTCTGTCTTAAAGAAGGAAAGCCATGACGATAATATCAATTACGGAGGATAACAGTCCAAATCTTGTTTATAACATTTTGGTCCCTTTTAGTGATCTTGAAAAGACATCAAAAATTCTCCAGAAAAACATAACGCCAGTGCGCGGGTCACAATCCTTGGAGCCACCTCAACTGAGAACTGTAGAAATTGTATACATTGTGGCGtatatgaacaaaataattcCCAACTCAGGCCTAGTATGCGGCCGTGGTTGTTTTAGTGTGGAGAGTATTGCGAGCGCACTGAAGCACCCACGGCTTGAGGTACACAGCGGTTAGACGTTGAACATTAGTTGGCGTGCCTACAGGCTTTCATAATCAAGGTATCCCACATGAggtacaaacaaacacaaacataaGACACTAAGTCACGATATATGCGTATGACGCATTTGGTGAAGCTCAAATCAACAGAAAACCCGTACGTTTTGTACTCGAATAGTGTCGTGTCTTTTCAGTTTCCCCtactcttgttttcttttacagatttctaCGGACGTTTCAATTTCTTTCGCTTACTTTGCAAGACAGTGGTTGTTTCTTATGttccctttgaaattttgcgcgggaaatcgGCAAGCGGCCGGCCAGAATTAATCCCCTCGCGCATGCACCCACTTTTGACCGCTGAGTTCCCCTTCACGGCTCAGCAGAATGAAGTAAACTTCGTTCATACTTACATCAGGGTCTACTCCTCTAGATGCTATATCAGTACAAACAAGAACTCTTGCTCTTCCCTCTTGGAACTCTTCAAATAAGTTGCTCCTCACCTTcaataagcaaaaaaattcccaaaacaaaaacattggaCAACTGTTCGTTTTCCCTGTTGTTCAACCTTTTAgtacaaattggaaaaaaattctatcCGTTAAGATGtccaataaaggaaatgatcatcaactataaaacctcttgattgttcaacaaattctccctgttagcgcagtaggaaatgtatagaaaacagtatggggAACATGCACGCTgacgttagggtgtaaagagttaactTAGAACTGACCTAACCATCACGAGCTAGCAAAGTTATTACCTTGGAAGGAAGCACTTTGTGAAGTCGGATAAATTTGATACGCTTCTCTACGAGAAAATGCCCCACAAAATCGCAGGCCTCTGTAGTATTACAGAACACGATAGTTCGCTGAAAAGGATCTTGAAGGTCGTGTCTTAGGAGTCTTAGGAGTTTGcctgcaaaaataaaacaaataaaacaaaatactaGACTAGCTTTAATTAAGTTCgacgaatttttaaaatgttgaatgCAAGAGAATTCACAGACATCGTTGACAGAATTTCAGGGTAAACTcgtccttaaaaaaaactaaaatcccTGTGTACTGCTGCAGGACTTTGATTTAAGATCCGAAACTTCATATGCAGGGgaagatattttaattttgcttcaaaGCCAACTTTGGCTAGAGTTTTACTACCGCGGCATATTTAAACTTCTTCTCACAACTCAAAGAACTTTTGTTCCGTCCCCTCTAAACAGAGGAAGTTATTATAACACAGACATCCTTGTTTCTCTTACCTGCCTTTTCCTCCTGCTTGATTTTTACAAACCTATGTCTGATATGGGGAAGAACGCGG is from Pocillopora verrucosa isolate sample1 chromosome 7, ASM3666991v2, whole genome shotgun sequence and encodes:
- the LOC131784934 gene encoding substance-P receptor-like; translated protein: MDTKLQENLIAGMFPTSNYSLALGKSQPLRTNAECPGLTALNAVLGVSCFYGTAANLIILIFTILKHRHQGLTPDRILITNFAGVDLMACFISLPLHVRAINSQSSIADNPICLSRFFTMFTCFAVNIMTLAVISIDRYDAICRAPLREITCKKTAYFLVFIWLFASCTAAAGGTGHILTAVRGEHACYSPGRDVSSHAIIGKTVMIAVVSLWILPSLAIVFYRFYAIRKYVQDHSTHLRDTLGVSVVKREVKLTKICIVMITTYLSLWVMFALMVLLRNRFSSLEVHCAYLWSYSLAYSSFTVVPVEYMILDKRILAYIWRECVRRRTAKVSVELAATNHEGGETIT